The following proteins are co-located in the Apium graveolens cultivar Ventura chromosome 5, ASM990537v1, whole genome shotgun sequence genome:
- the LOC141724941 gene encoding caffeoylshikimate esterase — MDRCLNQTLRQHRHFPRIGTSGPKSDPKPNNLIIMAKKKPVILGLSDELNKIASQNLDFAPARRLVRSAFTQIQLNLDHCLFQMAPPGIRTEEWYELNSKHQEIFCKSWLPKPGVRIKAALCFCHGYGDTCTFFFEGIAKQIAASGYGVYAIDHPGFGLSEGLHGYISSFDDIVDNVIEQYTIIKGRPEVRGVPRFLLGQSMGGAVAIKVHLKEPREWDGVVLVAPMCKIAEDMRPPEPLAKALIMLSRVLPKAKLVPQKDLAELAIRDLKKRKQASYNVICYNDQTRLKTAVELLKATNYIESQLNKISLPMLILHGADDKVTDPMVSQFLYENASSKDKTLKLYEGGYHCILEGEPDDRIFTVINDIISWLDSRCSPH; from the exons ATGGACCGTTGTTTAAACCAAACTCTCCGGCAACACCGTCATTTTCCTCGGATCGGAACTAGTGGGCCAAAATCCGATCCAAAACCAAACAATTTGATCATCATGGCCAAGAAAAAGCCCGTGATCCTTGGCTTGAGTGACGAGCTCAATAAAATAGCTTCTCAGAACTTGGACTTCGCGCCTGCTCGTCGACTTGTTCGTTCTGCTTTCACTCAGATTCAACTCAACTTGGATCACTGTTTATTTCAG ATGGCTCCTCCTGGGATTAGAACTGAAGAG TGGTATGAGTTGAACTCAAAACATCAAGAAATTTTCTGTAAAAGTTGGTTGCCTAAACCTGGTGTCCGGATCAAAGCTGCTCTTTGTTTCTGTCATGGATATGGTGATACTTGCACTTTTTTCTTTGAAG GTATCGCCAAGCAAATTGCTGCTTCTGGATATGGTGTTTATGCAATCGATCATCCTGGTTTTGGTCTTTCAGAAGGATTACATGGTTATATCTCCAGCTTTGACGATATAGTTGACAATGTGATTGAACAATATACGATAATTAAAG GAAGGCCTGAAGTAAGAGGTGTACCTCGCTTTTTATTGGGTCAGTCCATGGGTGGTGCAGTTGCTATCAAAGTTCATCTGAAGGAGCCACGTGAATGGGATGGGGTAGTACTTGTAGCTCCAATGTGTAAG ATTGCAGAGGACATGAGACCTCCAGAACCACTTGCCAAGGCCCTAATCATGCTCTCTAGAGTTTTGCCGAAAGCTAAGCTAGTACCCCAGAAAGATTTAGCTGAGCTTGCGATTAGAGACTTGAAGAAAAGGAAACAG GCTTCTTATAATGTAATTTGCTACAATGACCAGACACGGTTAAAGACTGCCGTGGAGCTTCTAAAGGCCACAAATTATATTGAATCTCAACTGAATAAG ATCTCTTTACCAATGCTTATTCTTCATGGAGCTGATGATAAAGTAACAGATCCCATGGTGAGCCAATTTCTTTACGAGAATGCTTCTAGCAAAGACAAGACATTAAAGCTCTATGAAGGGGGATATCATTGCATTCTGGAAGGCGAACCGGACGACAGAATTTTCACTGTAATTAATGACATTATCTCCTGGCTTGATTCTCGGTGTTCTCCTCACTAG
- the LOC141724942 gene encoding large ribosomal subunit protein uL15c-like: MASLLTLSSTATSSLQLSASFKGNASNLKASTTQFVSFKLNSTHKGCSSRKPLIVLNQASSSSPITASTSVISPRLRLDNLGPQPGSRKKAKRKGRGHAAGQGGSCGFGMRGQKSRSGPGIMRGFEGGQMPLYRRLPKLRGIAGGMRAGIPKYLPVNLKDIAAAGFQEGDEVSLESLKSKGLINPSGRERRLPLKILGDGDLSVKLNFKARAFSTAAKEKLEAVGCSLTTLPGRKKWVKPSVSNNLARAEEYFAKKRASPEWSEPASA; encoded by the exons ATGGCTTCTCTTCTCACTCTCTCTTCAACTGCAACTTCATCACTTCAACTTTCTGCTTCATTCAAG GGAAATGCGAGTAATCTCAAGGCAAGCACAACCCAATTCGTATCTTTTAAATTAAATTCGACCCATAAAGGCTGTTCATCAAGAAAACCACTAATTGTGCTTAACCAAGCCTCATCTTCATCACCTATTACTGCTTCAACTTCAGTTATTAGTCCTAGGCTTAGGCTTGATAATCTTGGTCCTCAACCCGGGTCGAGAAAGAAAGCAAAAAGAAAGGGAAGAGGTCATGCTGCTGGACAAGGGGGGAGTTGTGGGTTTGGGATGAGAGGGCAGAAATCGAGGTCCGGGCCAGGTATTATGAGGGGTTTTGAAGGAGGGCAAATGCCGCTTTATCGTCGCTTACCTAAATTGAGGGGTATTGCTGGAG gTATGCGTGCGGGGATACCAAAATATCTTCCAGTGAATTTGAAAGATATAGCAGCTGCAGGATTCCAGGAGGGGGATGAGGTGTCACTGGAATCACTAAAAAGTAAAGGTCTAATCAACCCATCAGGGAGAGAAAGAAGACTTCCCTTAAAG ATTCTAGGTGACGGGGACCTAAGTGTAAAGCTGAATTTCAAGGCCCGAGCCTTTTCAACTGCAGCAAAGGAGAAGCTGGAAGCAGTTGGTTGCTCATTGACCACATTACCTGGACGAAAGAAGTGGGTGAAGCCATCAGTGTCTAACAACCTTGCCCGCGCAGAAGAATACTTTGCAAAGAAAAGAGCTTCACCTGAGTGGTCCGAACCCGCTTCTGCCTGA